The uncultured Treponema sp. genomic interval AGGAAAAAATGCGTTTTATCTGAAGCCAGCTGCGGCTGTGGTATCAGCAAGACGTGCCGGCACAACTGCTACATTTGATCAGCTCAATAAGTATTTTACTATGTCACAGATGCCGGTTGTATCATCTCAGTACTGGAATATGGTACATGGAAATACACCGGATGAGGTAAAGCAGGATATTGAAGGTTTACAAATAATGCGTACATTAGGACACAATATGGCATATATGCTGAAATGTCAGGAAGCGGGAAGAAAAAATGGAGTACAGCTTCCGGAACGTGAAGAACAGGTAGAAACTAATTTCATCAGATAAAGGAGCATTTTATTATGGAATATATTACTTTGAACAATGGCGTAAAAATGCCGCAGTTAGGACTTGGAGTTATGGAGATTGAAAATGGAGCTGCAGGAGAACAGGTTATCTTAAATGCACTGGAAGCCGGATATCGGATGATCGATACTGCAACGGTTTATTTTAACGAAGAAGCTGTTGGAAATGCGATAAGGAAAAGTAGCGTTCCGAGAGAAGAAATTTTTGTGACATCAAAGTTCTGGGCACAGGATGCAGGGTATGAAAATACGAAAAAGGCATTTGAACTTTCCCTTAAAAGACTTGGACTTGATTATCTGGATATGTATCTGGTTCATGTACCATTCGGTGATTATTACGGTTCATGGAGGGCTATGGAGGAACTATATGCACAGGGGAAAATCAGGGCAATCGGAGTATGTAACTTTTATCCTGCAAGACTTGCTGATCTTTGCATGAATGTAAATATAAAGCCTGCGGTATGTCAGGTGGAAATGCATCCATTTTATCAGCAGAAAGAAGCCATTGAAAATATGCATAACTTTGAAGTACAGCCGGAAGCATGGAGTCCGCTTGCTCATGGAAGATACAATATCTTTTCCAACGAAGTATTAAAATCCATTGGTGAAAAATACGGAAAGAGTGTCAGTCAGGTGGTAATCCGCTGGAATATCCAGAGAGGTGTTGCTGTCATTCCAAAGTCTGTAAAAAAAGAGCGTATCATAGAAAACTTTAATGTATGGGATTTTGTACTGACCGATGAGGATATGGAAAAAATAGCCGGACTTGATCTTGGTTATACAGAGGCAGAAGATCCTACTGTATTGGAAACTGCAATCGGTGCTAACCAGTGGAAAATACATGAATGATAAGGAAAATATGATATGAAAAGAAGAAAAAACTGAGTTGGACATTAACGTAGTGACTATGTTGCTTACTGGCTGTGGCTCACAGGTGGATATGTCATTTCAAAAAAACTTTACAGCCATTAAAATTAACTTTTGTGCGGACAGATGAGGGTGATAATACGAAGACACTGTTGTTTACTATTCATCTACTGGGACTACTCAATCGGTAGCTGAAAAAATTGCAAAGGGTACAGAAGGAGATTTGTTTGAACTAAAACCTGTGAATCCATACGAGGATGATGATCTCAATTATAATAACAAAAAAAGCCGTATATATGAGGAATACAATACCAAAGAATTACAGGATGTGGAACTGGAATACAATACCGTAGATGATTGGGACACCTATGATACTGTATTCATTGGTTATCCGATATGGTGGGGAAATGCATCTTGGGTAGTAAACAGTTTTGTCCAGCTGAATAATTTTGAGGGAAAGACAGTAATACCATTTTGTACGTCCGCATCATCTGGAATAGGTGATAGTGAGAAATTCCTTAAAAGCCAGAATGATACAGGAAACTGGAAAGAAGGAAAACGTTTTACAGCAGGAACTTCTTCCGATGATGTAAATGATTGGATTGAAAAACTTGAGATTGAAAAATAAAAGGAGGACGTAACAGCATGGAAAAATGTCTGGTGGCATATTTTTCAGCTACAGGAACAACAAAACGTGTAGCTGAAAGTCTTGCAAAGTCTATGGATTCAGACTTGTATGAAATTGAGGCTGCTATACCATATTCTGATGCCGACCTTAACTGGAATGATAAAAACAGCAGATGCTATAAAGAATGGAAAGACAAGTCAAGCAGACCACAAATTGCACTTCCTGTAGAAAATATGCAGGATTATACAGTAATATTTTTAGGTTATCCAATATGGTGGGAGAAAGCACCTAATATTATAGCAACATTTCTTGAAAGCTATGATTTTTCAGGAAAAACAATCATTCCTTTCTCTACTT includes:
- a CDS encoding aldo/keto reductase → MEYITLNNGVKMPQLGLGVMEIENGAAGEQVILNALEAGYRMIDTATVYFNEEAVGNAIRKSSVPREEIFVTSKFWAQDAGYENTKKAFELSLKRLGLDYLDMYLVHVPFGDYYGSWRAMEELYAQGKIRAIGVCNFYPARLADLCMNVNIKPAVCQVEMHPFYQQKEAIENMHNFEVQPEAWSPLAHGRYNIFSNEVLKSIGEKYGKSVSQVVIRWNIQRGVAVIPKSVKKERIIENFNVWDFVLTDEDMEKIAGLDLGYTEAEDPTVLETAIGANQWKIHE
- a CDS encoding flavodoxin — translated: MEKCLVAYFSATGTTKRVAESLAKSMDSDLYEIEAAIPYSDADLNWNDKNSRCYKEWKDKSSRPQIALPVENMQDYTVIFLGYPIWWEKAPNIIATFLESYDFSGKTIIPFSTSGGSIRGSVGLHLHKLCSKECNWKNGKLFRHIPDKAEILQWVKKCSK